One Stegostoma tigrinum isolate sSteTig4 chromosome 47, sSteTig4.hap1, whole genome shotgun sequence genomic window carries:
- the LOC125449662 gene encoding uncharacterized protein LOC125449662: protein MNIITLCTLFGLFPGTALHKMVLQTPRLQTVFTGSIVKLNCHMDWAVSGHLHWYKQQVRGNLKKVYIMDKNFISNGKKISGEINHTSSIYTLVIGDVQVTDSGRYYCAAWKFYGMPLTFGNGSILLVTDGMNKISGSLPSRIDSCHLILYGSLLAIGLLTTVTVAAAWSYRKQNSGDWITDNNCKESRLLDQKQQTLYAPLVFTVDQTL from the exons ATGAATATTATAACTCTTTGTACCCTATTTGGACTTTTCCCAG GTACTGCCCTTCACAAAATGGTCCTGCAGACACCACGACTTCAGACAGTCTTTACTGGAAGTATAGTTAAGCTTAATTGCCACATGGATTGGGCTGTCAGTGGGCACCTTCACTGGTATAAGCAGCAGGTGCGAGGAAATTTGAAGAAGGTTTACATAATGGACAAGAACTTCATTTCGAATGGAAAAAAGATATCTGGAGAAATTAATCATACCTCGAGTATTTATACTCTTGTGATTGGTGATGTGCAGGTGACTGACTCAGGTCGGTATTATTGTGCAGCTTGGAAATTTTACGGAATGCCCCTCACATTCGGAAATGGATCAATACTGCTCGTTACAG atggaatgaataaAATCAGTGGAAGTTTGCCATCTCGGATTG ATTCTTGCCATTTAATATTGTATGGAAGTTTGTTGGCGATAGGTCTTCTCACAACCGTTACTGTTGCTGCGGCATGGAGCTACAGGAAGCAGAATTCAG GCGACTGGATCACTGATAACAACTGCAAGGAATCACGACTACTCGACCAGAAACAGCAG ACTCTCTACGCCCCGTTGGTGTTCACTGTAGATCAGACTCTGTGA